The following nucleotide sequence is from Carassius carassius chromosome 16, fCarCar2.1, whole genome shotgun sequence.
TTTGTAATGTGATATTATTTTTgcaatattattgtaatattatcttCCTCCGCCATCCATTCCTCCAACCACTCTTGAGTACTGAATACTGCCAGTTCTTCAAGTTCCTCTTCCTGTTTCTATCTGATATAAACCATGTATTTTGGGCATCATGTTGCAAAGTATTGCCATAAGACTTTTTTAGTTGCTTTAATACTTAGTATAATTCTCTAGAGTTTGAGGAACACTGTTCTAACAGCcccaaaaaatgtttatttgccTTAAACATGTAAATCAGTGCAAACGTGTTCATTTTCATCTAAACTACTCGCACATTGCTGTTGATTTaagtaaatgtattattacattgAGTTACTCACCACTGACAGTCACAGTGAAGGTCTTGTGTATGGTGTGTTTGCTGCTGCTGATCTCTAGTTGATAAAGACCAGAGTCTGTGGTTCTAGTGTTTGTGAttgtcagagatccagtctgatgatccagcttcagtcggtctctgaatctcccatcaaGAACATTGTCATATGTGTTGAAGATTTCAGCTGTTCTATTGATTTCAGCTAAAGGAGATTCCTGCTGTTCAAATCTCCATCCTATCATATCAACTCTCTGTATCTCAGGAACACCAGAGAgcagagtgactgaatctccctccagcACTGACAGtgacttcactcctgaatctctCAAACCTGAAAAACAAACAGTTTCTCAGTCATTCATTACTTTTATAACAGTTACTAAACAGTTTTAACTGGGATCATTTATTCTTGTCCAGTAtagatatacaaataaaagttattaaatgaAAAACGGAAACACTCACATATGACACTGAATGTCTTCTCTGAGGTCCTTCTGGGGCTGGAGATCACAAACTTATAAAGTCCCGAGTCTGTGGTGCTGATGTTTGTGATCTTGAGATCTCCAGTCTGATTGTCCAGCTGCAGTCTGTCCTTGAACTGCACATTATCATACGTGATATTGTTCTCAATCACTCGAGCTATGCGAGTGTCATTAAACCTCCACTCAATCTCTTCATCTCGCAGTATTTCAGTGACATCAGTTACAAAATCTCCCTTCATCAGTGACACTGACTCAACAAAAACACCTGATGAACAAACAGaaacagtcagtcagtcagaGATTAAACTTATACAATAGTTATTTAACTTTGTCCTTAGTCTCAAACAAACACTATAAAACAACAGAATTGAGTTAACTCAAATAAACAAGCAGCAAACTATATGACTATCCATATTCAACTGTTTTGTTTCAATAATCTGGTGAATTGTTAATGGACATCTCAGTGTTTGTCAGGAAAGCTGGATCATGGCTCATTACTGTGTGCCCAATTTAATGACAGAATTGCACTTCTCAATGCAAAAATGTAATGGAATTTCGGTCTTTCATCATCGACCATGCATAATGTTGTGAAAAGGTGCAACCATGCAACTTTCTGGGAACCttattttatgataaaaaaaaaagaaaacctataAAGAATTGTTACGGTTGTGAGATATCTGGACAAATCAAAGCTTTTAGAGGACTTAATATCCCATTTGTGTTACTTGAGTGAAGCATGTCGAAATGATGTTATCGCGCTCATTAAAAACTTTCCTGGTCTTTTTTCTGATGTGCCTAGTCAACCCACAGTACTGGAGCATGATATTGATGATAGTGGGTGATTGCTCTCCTTTCAAGCAGAATTCTTATCGTGTAAATCCCATCAAGAGAGAAATAATGCAAGAAGAGACTGCATACTTGTTAGAACACAGTTTCGCTGTGCCAAGTTCCAGTCCATGGAGCTCACCTTGTCTGTTGGTGCCTAAATCAGGTGGGAAATTTCGATTCTGCACAGATTACTGCAAGGTAAATTCCATCACAAGACCTGACTCCTATCCTTTACCAAGGATGGATGATTGTGTTGATAGGGTTGGCACTGCAAAGTTTGTAACTAAGCTTGACCAATTAAAGGGGTACTGGCAGATCCCTTTGACAGCCAGGGCTTCAGAGATTTCAGCCTTTGTTACGCCTGACCACTTCCTGCAGTACAAGAGGATGGCTTTTGGTATGCGAAATGCACCCACAACTTTCCAACGCCTAATGAGAATAGTGCTGGCTGGGTTAGAGAATTGTGAGGCATACTTGGATGACATTGTCGTTTATTCATCTGACTGGCAACAGCATCTACCAATTCTGTATGCAGTTTTTCATAGACTAAGTGATGCATCTCTTACCTTGAATCTTGCTGAATGTGAGTTCGGTAAAGCTGTCGTGACATTTCTTGGGAAATGTGTGGATCAAGGACAGGTGCGTCCTGTCGACATAAAAGTTGAGTGCATAATTGATTTTCCAGCTCCCAAAACAAAACGAGAGTTGCGTCGTTTCTTGGGAATGACAGGATATTACCGTGCTTTTTGCAAGAACTTTGCTGACGTTGTATCACCCCTTACCAACTTACTTGGTCAAGCTAAAGTTGTCGAGTGGACCTCAGAGTGTCAGTCAGCATTTGATGCTGTTAAAATGTTGATGTGTAGTGCTCCAGTTCTGTCAGCTCTGGATTTTTCGCGATCATTTAAATTGGAAGTGGATGCGAGTGAGGTGGGAGCAGGAGCAGTCCTTATTCAGGAGGATGATACAGGAATTGATCACCCAGTTTACAAAATCGCAGAATAGCACTATCGAAAAGGAAGCTCTTGCACTGTTTCCTGCATTGCAGCATTTTGAAATTTACCTTGATGCTTGTAATGTTCCCATCCTGGTGTATACGGATCATAATCCCCTGGTTTTTCTTTTTCGAATGTCAAATTCAAATCAAAGACTGATGCGCTGGTCTCTTTTGATACAAGGTTTTAATTTGGAAATTCGGCACAAGAAGGGTTGTGAGAATGTACTTGCTGATGCCTTGTCACGTGCACCATGTAACCTTGGGGATTGAGAATTGTCTTGTAATTACAAATATTGATTTGTAATTTTAAGGGTGTGGGTGTTATGGTTGTGAGGTTTTTGTTGCTCCTGCTGTCTCCTTCTCCTCTAGGATTGGTCTTGGATTTAATGAGAAGCCGTTGGTGGTTGGACCAGAGAAAGAGGCCTGGACTATAAAATCCCCTGGAATTCCTCTGGAAAATTCCTCTTTGCCTTTTTTGCCTGCACTTTGTtgtactgtgtgtgtgacctgtgaaAGTGTAGTGCAATGTCTGTTGTGCTCTGTGTAGTGGTAACAGAGGGCTGTTAGCCACTGGTAACTGTTTGTGACATGCTCTTAAGAAACCTCAGTGCCTTTATGATCACCTCTGTCAAAGTGAAATGAATTTGAGAAGCTGTAGGGGGTGCCTTTTTTCTTTAGGCCAAATGACCTTatacttttctcctttttattggCTAGTTAAGgagatattttgtatatttcgTTTTCTTTATTTGTGATTCCTAGGGAAGTTAGTTCTTGTGGGAAAGTTagtttcttttgtttgttattttggcattAGCTCACCCCTGAATATTTTGCTTCaacttttttttaaccttttcctCTTTATTAGATTTGTCTGATTTACTCAGGATCCTTTGTCAAATTTAAACTGCAATATTCTGAAAACAATCAAGAGAGCAAGAACAGTCTAATAAAAAGACTTAACTGAGAAGCAGTGTTGTGTTGTTTATGTTACTTCCCTGACCTAGACCAGGGACCGTAACAGAATGTTCGTCTAACGTTAGTCTTCAGTATTCGTTTCTCTCAGTTTATTGGACACTTACTTTCATTTATTTTGGGAAAAATGGATGAATTAAGTAAAGTTAATTGGACAGATCATGATAGCGTCCAGCAACTAACACGGTCGTTAAGTTTGtttaaacaactaaataaaataagaatagactgtaacatattaaataatgatataatgtattttttggggggaaaatagGAAAAGCTAGCTAAATAAAAGTGATACATCTGTCATACAGCGCTATTGTGCCTGCATCACACTTCACTATGGAAATAATAAGAtgctataaatgtattattattaataataataataataataataataataattttgtgctTTTGTATAGACTGATTACCATTGTCCATTAACATAACATATCACAAAAAAATCAGGCTTTCATTTCATGTGCTTTCAATAGTCCATATAACCCAAACTTGTTCATGTGTCCTTACATAAATATAATTGCTTTGTTTAaaccaagtaaaataaaaaaaatgtaaacctgTGTGGTTTTATAGATAATCACTCAAAATTACAGAACAATTAAAATCttcacatttttttaatcattccaGACCTATTTACCCAGAAAAGTAATTATTATCACATTCATTACCTTTAGAAAAACACTTACTGATTGCAAACAAGGGGAACAGAAAGAGTATAAGAGCTCTCTTCATGTTGATGTAGAGTGGAGTGAATATAGATGATTCTTGATGAAGTCCTCTGTTCTCTGTGTTTGTCAGCGATCCGTTTGTCAGCGATCCGAGTCGTGTCATAACATGAGATATATGACAGGAGCCATGCATTAATATAGGATTTTTGGTTCAGGGTGAGGCTCAGAAAAATGAATCACTGATGAAAAAATCCTGCTGCACCCTTAACCAGAAATATATGCCTATGACATGAGAGTGTCATAATTTAATATGAGATTGCCTAAAGATTTTCGGTTCAGGGTGATCTGATGACGCAAAAAATGTTATTCTCCCATTTAGAAATCTTATGTTATGACACAAGTCATTTAATGTGAGGTTATAATAAGAACATAAGAGCTCTTTTCAGTCGTTTTGTCTAAGTTAAAACTGGTTAATAACAATCATTTGTGTACTATTGTCTgcttattttgataaataaaagtattaacttttGTTAAGTTAATATACTGTACTTAAAATATGTTAGGCCTAGGCTATATagctataaaaatatttaaataaaactaattttacagaaacaaaatcatttaaaaagtaaatattctTATAGCATTGAATGAGATTTAAAGCAGTaacaataaatgatattttattatatgatatatgattaatattgtgtttttaaaTGATGGTTTTATGCATGGTgattatctatgtatttatctgaaTCTAACCATGTCATGTCAACAAATGGAAAAGTCAGTCATCTATTAATTATCATGTTAATTATTGTGCCTTTAGACACGTTTACCCCAAATACCATATTTTTTGCTTAAATTAGCTTATTGAATCTTTTTACCTTTtagcaataaatattaaatcaagtAACATAAGCACAAAATCATCACAGCCAAATAATATCGTTGTATCCtaatatttgattactttttaaaaattcctaacaaatgttttcaaatgtttatcATTCTCAAATGTTTAAACCAGGCAGggttaataataatatgtatatatcttatatatagtatttttgtaaaaaatagacactgaagtggcctaaatagatttttatttattattttataaaaggtGTAACATGTAAACTGAAAATTGTACTTAATCTTTTATGCACATGTACCAAGACATGTAAATTtgtctaaattaattaataagaaaTGTAAGTAAAGCGTGAACTAATTCTTCAGAATCTGaactttttgttaaaaaaaaaattaattaataaaatgttttgagaattgaTCCAAATTATAGCCCAATTAGAAATTGTCAAATGTGCTAAAGAAACAGACATTATATTGAGGAAAAAGAAACCCTAAAATTGTATTACTTTTGTCAACTGCTTTCCACGAGTAAAAACAATTAACATGTAAACAATAATGAATAacctacatagcttgaatgatatgatatcattttttttttcacagtagcTACATAATTCGATCCATGTTTAGTGTTTTGTTGTCTTTAACAGCAGCGGTTATTGCTTAAACGTAGAAGGAAGTACAAGAATTTAGAAGTTTCTGTTGTTTCTGGTAAAGGAAGTCAGCCCCATAATCATCCTGTACATAGAAGACACCAATAATTACCCAATACAAAGAATATTTATCCTATAATTAtcttaaacaaataattttcctATATCCACCTTATTCTTCCTGTAAGAGTGGGCGCAGCTGTCTGTAAATTGTATGGGTCTGGCTTCCGGTCTCATGGCATCCAGCTGTTTTTGCTGTacgcatttttttttatgatatatgatatgtaatatgatttaatatgtaatatgattttgctgcttcatattacAAATTGGTGTTACT
It contains:
- the LOC132159055 gene encoding uncharacterized protein LOC132159055 isoform X1, giving the protein MKRALILFLFPLFAISVFVESVSLMKGDFVTDVTEILRDEEIEWRFNDTRIARVIENNITYDNVQFKDRLQLDNQTGDLKITNISTTDSGLYKFVISSPRRTSEKTFSVICLRDSGVKSLSVLEGDSVTLLSGVPEIQRVDMIGWRFEQQESPLAEINRTAEIFNTYDNVLDGRFRDRLKLDHQTGSLTITNTRTTDSGLYQLEISSSKHTIHKTFTVTVSGEIKTVLVIEGDSVTLCTDTEKVDEERVFGDIANISEGRFSAYGGPDGKFRDILNNVTARPISNDPGLSHNWIIGICAAVVIILLVLAAISMICGWCKLLLCWW
- the LOC132159055 gene encoding uncharacterized protein LOC132159055 isoform X2 — encoded protein: MKRALILFLFPLFAISVFVESVSLMKGDFVTDVTEILRDEEIEWRFNDTRIARVIENNITYDNVQFKDRLQLDNQTGDLKITNISTTDSGLYKFVISSPRRTSEKTFSVICLRDSGVKSLSVLEGDSVTLLSGVPEIQRVDMIGWRFEQQESPLAEINRTAEIFNTYDNVLDGRFRDRLKLDHQTGSLTITNTRTTDSGLYQLEISSSKHTIHKTFTVTVSGEIKTVLVIEGDSVTLCTDTEKVDEERVFGDIANISEGRFSAYGGPDGKFRDILNNVTARPISNGLSHNWIIGICAAVVIILLVLAAISMICGWCKLLLCWW